Proteins from one Bombus pascuorum chromosome 15, iyBomPasc1.1, whole genome shotgun sequence genomic window:
- the LOC132914692 gene encoding rho GTPase-activating protein 100F isoform X6, protein MDKRTIPRTTDLDTSRRRKEEQQRAWTPVETRERGAEGCTTKAEELLAAAAGLPEDTSNKRGCKSAAQVWMSLLSLCDRMCGSAAWLVLFTCLHGEGRGEVTDISASPGRQAPANQLRPKEPPPMVIQGDFRKVSGISTEIFKQIETVENDHDASTAAALEAVERRGEMVVRVIEPRQMGRQASEAAKKFIAMQDPKHPIHFVEIIKRPGQTLGLYIREGNGVDRNDGVFISRIALETAVYNSGCLKVGDEILAVNLVDVTHMSLDDVVIIMSIPRRLVLATRHGQHQPVSHSRQAEHKPPPVVVIKRDLNEDESDHATSNHVRDGNRRRGDGREMLPSRSRLGLSGLGSSQDLGSSNGDLYYNSRPEGHWSYQPPPPPVITHQPKPSTTQHFQPYERGYPKTLESLAEKDFTKVHSFYTGPVMPSNGGRRMSTGAGMQSVGSRLSSQTQPSHYGYGQHSGSGRIMPRSGSDQHLPRVDYTSISTPARHTLLRSSLKSGTSALRYNTRYGTQGDSTSTTQRQGQFGTLTRRHRPSLDYASDTEATCSSSPKSAYYYYRHNMNNPPQSSAVSHLATLSRSQIGQSSSGRIPSSPSVFTSDEYRAWLSRTPSTSALYEQIRATTTRPPRYTYSAENIHAAVNQGEYGSYGTYRPLSSTLDRLSTRSASAQQVNLANLRASTAISSTCHRGTANPRPASVASSARTSLTSQKPSLSSSTTQRATSVRRIRNLLDLESTRSIPTPTPTRTQDQRLLDINPAEFLKYKIEKPPTVGTPSSTSSLLSSLGETSSGDLAGGVSGLLWVHLLAGRGLRSTTSSSAATTPSTPSGQPNLASCGLRDLYCVLECDRVHKARTVMRTGDLMFDWDETFELDLVGNRQLDLLVYSWDPQYRHKLCYKGSVHLATLLKESPVHQLAVKVEPRGTIYLRLRYTDAQQTFRRRGLPVISLATRVAPLFGVDLDTVVSRESKTGGVPGGVSTALAMGVPNVPIIVWRCVEEVERRGLDIIGLYRLCGSATKKRILREAFERNARSVNLSPDNVPDINVITGVLKDYLRELPEPLFTRCLYQMMVDALAVCLPDDPQGNAKLMFSILDCLPKVNRCTLIYLLDHLAMVVSQCNKMSPASLAVCFGPVLMLHSEENGPPLDFQQPIAVLKYLLEIWPVKSVRKISSVASALPRVTPTVEHNSSQQQLQHQQQAQQQVQQQLQGTLGRTGLPWQPQHSLHQQPPTTAAPAALAPSTRPPPPVKPRQVIVSSPGSPSSEESEASPEPINKSLLGGLGLEKNNEEATANSTGPGTEQITPTSSVDTEEGNTPHPEEGEKGVEGDAEASDDDRH, encoded by the exons ATGGATAAACGTACTATCCCAAGAACGACGGACCTCGACACCTCGAGAAGGAGGAAAGAGGAACAGCAGAGGGCCTGGACACCGGTTGAGACCAGGGAGAGGGGTGCTGAGGGCTGCACGACCAAGGCTGAAGAGCTCCTAGCCGCTGCCGCCGGCCTTCCTGAGGACACGTCTAACAAAAGGGGCTGCAAATCGGCCGCGCAAGTGTGGATGTCTTTATTGTCCCTCTGTGATCGGATGTGCGGCTCCGCCGCGTGGCTAGTGCTCTTCACATGCCTCCACGGG GAGGGCCGGGGGGAAGTGACAGACATCAGCGCAAGTCCTGGGAGGCAAGCACCTGCCAACCAGTTGCGCCCCAAGGAACCACCCCCCATGGTGATTCAGGGAGATTTCAGAAAG GTGAGTGGAATCAGCACAGAGATCTTCAAACAGATCGAGACCGTCGAGAACGATCATGACGCCTCGACAGCAGCGGCCCTCGAAGCTGTCGAACGAAGGGGTGAGATGGTCGTCCGAGTCATCGAGCCACGACAGATGGGCAGACAGGCGTCCGAGGCGGCGAAAAAGTTCATTGCTATGCAG GATCCAAAGCACCCCATCCACTTTGTCGAGATAATCAAAAGGCCAGGCCAGACGCTGGGGTTGTACATACGGGAGGGCAATGGCGTCGACAGAAACGACGGTGTCTTTATCTCAAGGATAGCCCTGGAGACCGCAGTCTACAACAGCGGCTGCCTGAAG GTTGGGGATGAAATCCTAGCAGTGAATCTAGTCGATGTGACGCACATGAGCCTGGACGATGTCGTGATCATTATGTCGATACCCAGGAGGCTCGTCCTGGCGACTAGGCATGGCCAGCACCAGCCTGTCTCACATAGTCGTCAGGCCGAGCACAAACCGCCTCCGGTTGTGGTGATCAAGAGGGATCTAAACGAAGATGAGAGCGACCATGCAACAAGTAACCACGTCAG GGATGGCAATCGTAGGCGTGGCGACGGTCGTGAGATGCTACCTTCCCGGTCTAGATTAGGTCTGTCGGGTCTAGGCTCCAGTCAAGACCTAGGTTCCAGCAACGGTGATCTATACTACAACTCCAGACCGGAGGGACACTGGTCGTATCAACCACCACCACCTCCTGTTATCACACATCAGCCAAAACCCTCTACGACGCAACACTTCCAGCCTTATGAACGTGGATATCCAAAAACTTTGGAGAGTTTAGCTGAAAAA GATTTCACAAAG GTACACTCCTTCTACACGGGGCCAGTTATGCCCTCAAATGGTGGTCGTCGAATGTCCACGGGCGCAGGGATGCAGTCGGTTGGCAGCAGATTGTCTAGTCAGACTCAGCCATCGCATTATGGTTATGGCCAACATTCTGGAAGTGGAAGAATCATGCCTAGAAGCGGTTCAGATCAACATTTACCTCGTGTTGATTACACAAGTATCAGCACTCCAGCTCGACATACTCTTCTTAGATCCAGCTTGAAGTCAG GAACATCTGCGTTGAGATATAACACCAGATATGGCACTCAGGGAGACAGTACGTCGACTACTCAGAGACAAGGTCAATTTGGTACTCTAACCAGGAGGCACCGACCATCGTTGGATTATGCTTCAGACACTGAAGCAACCTGTTCGAGTTCGCCCAAGTCGGCGTATTATTACTACAGGCATAATATGAACAATCCACCTCAGAGTAGCGCTGTCTCGCATCTTGCCACCCTATCAAGATCACAGATTGGTCAGAGTTCCTCAG GAAGAATACCGTCATCACCCAGTGTGTTCACATCAGATGAGTACCGAGCATGGCTGAGTCGAACGCCGAGTACCAGTGCATTGTACGAGCAGATTAGGGCCACTACGACTAGACCACCACGTTACACTTACAGCGCAGAGAACATCCACGCAGCTGTAAATCAA gGTGAATATGGAAGCTATGGGACGTACAGACCATTGTCCAGCACGTTGGATCGTTTGTCAACAAGATCAGCCTCTGCTCAGCAAGTGAATCTTGCCAACTTAAGAGCATCGACAGCGATCAGCTCGACGTGTCATCGTGGAACAGCGAACCCAAGACCGGCCTCGGTTGCATCCAGTGCTCGTACGTCCTTGACGAGTCAGAAACCGTCACTGAGCAGCTCCACTACCCAGAGGGCAACGTCGGTCAGAAGAATCAGGAACCTGCTGGACCTGGAATCCACCCGAAGCATACCTACCCCCACACCTACCAGAACTCAGGATCAAAGACTGCTAGATATTAATCCTGCAG AGTTCCTTAAGTATAAGATAGAAAAACCTCCGACTGTGGGAACTCCGAGCTCGACTAGCTCTCTTTTGAGCTCGCTCGGGGAAACCAGCAGCGGTGACCTGGCGGGTGGTGTTAGTGGACTACTTTGGGTCCATCTTCTGGCAGGTCGTGGCCTCCGTTCAACAACATCCTCCTCAGCTGCCACTACACCTTCCACACCATCAGGTCAGCCTAATTTAG CTAGTTGCGGCTTGAGAGACCTTTACTGCGTGCTGGAGTGCGATAGGGTGCACAAGGCGAGGACAGTGATGCGAACTGGCGATTTAATGTTCGACTGGGACGAAACCTTCGAGCTGGACCTCGTTGGCAACCGGCAGTTAGACTTGCTGGTCTATTCCTGGGATCCACAGTACAGGCACAAGCTTTGTTACAAAGGATCTGTGCACCTGGCGACCCTTTTGAAAGAATCACCAGTTCACCAGCTAGCTGTCAAAGTTGAACCACGTGGCACAATTTATCTAAGACTGAGATATACGGATGCTCAGCAAACATTCCGAAGGAGAGGACTCCCAGTCATATCTCTGGCTACCAGAGTGGCGCCACTTTTCGGAGTTGACCTTGACACAGTG GTGAGTCGAGAGAGCAAGACTGGTGGAGTTCCTGGAGGTGTTTCTACCGCCCTAGCCATGGGTGTTCCAAATGTGCCCATAATTGTATGGCGTTGTGTCGAAGAAGTTGAAAGAAGAGGTCTTGACATCATTG GTCTATACAGGCTCTGTGGTTCAGCTACCAAAAAAAGGATACTTAGGGAGGCTTTTGAAAGGAATGCTCGTTCAGTGAACCTGTCGCCTGACAATGTACCGGATATCAACGTGATTACTG GTGTACTGAAGGATTACTTGCGAGAACTTCCAGAACCACTCTTCACGAGGTGCCTGTATCAGATGATGGTCGATGCATTGGCCGTCTGTCTACCGGATGATCCACAAGGCAACGCAAAACTTATGTTCAGTATACTTGACTGTTTACCAAAAGTGAACAGG TGTACGTTAATCTACTTGCTGGATCATCTGGCAATGGTAGTATCACAGTGTAATAAGATGTCACCAGCAAGTTTGGCAGTCTGTTTCGGACCAGTTTTAATGCTACATTCTGAAGAGAACGGACCGCCTTTGGATTTCCAACAACCAATAGCAGTTCTCAAGTATCTTCTTGAAATTTGGCCTGTTAAGTCAG TTCGGAAGATTTCTTCAGTCGCTTCGGCGCTTCCTCGAGTTACGCCAACAGTCGAGCACAACAGCAGTCAACAGCAACTGCAACACCAGCAGCAGGCTCAGCAACAGGTGCAACAGCAACTGCAGGGAACATTGGGACGCACAGGGCTGCCCTGGCAGCCTCAACACTCACTTCATCAACAGCCCCCAACTACGGCAGCACCCGCAGCCCTCGCGCCCTCCACTCGTCCTCCACCACCGGTCAAGCCTCGCCAG GTGATAGTCTCGTCTCCCGGTTCACCTAGCAGCGAGGAGTCGGAAGCCTCGCCGGAACCGATTAACAAAAGCCTCCTGGGCGGCCTGGGACTCGAAAAGAACAACGAAGAGGCCACAGCGAACTCGACTGGTCCTGGAACAGAACAGATTACGCCGACTAGCAGCGTCGACACCGAGGAGGGAAATACACCACATCCTGAAGAGGGTGAGAAGGGCGTCGAGGGTGATGCAGAGGCCAGCGATGACGATCGACATTAG
- the LOC132914692 gene encoding rho GTPase-activating protein 100F isoform X2, whose protein sequence is MDKRTIPRTTDLDTSRRRKEEQQRAWTPVETRERGAEGCTTKAEELLAAAAGLPEDTSNKRGCKSAAQVWMSLLSLCDRMCGSAAWLVLFTCLHGEGRGEVTDISASPGRQAPANQLRPKEPPPMVIQGDFRKVSGISTEIFKQIETVENDHDASTAAALEAVERRGEMVVRVIEPRQMGRQASEAAKKFIAMQDPKHPIHFVEIIKRPGQTLGLYIREGNGVDRNDGVFISRIALETAVYNSGCLKVGDEILAVNLVDVTHMSLDDVVIIMSIPRRLVLATRHGQHQPVSHSRQAEHKPPPVVVIKRDLNEDESDHATSNHVRDGNRRRGDGREMLPSRSRLGLSGLGSSQDLGSSNGDLYYNSRPEGHWSYQPPPPPVITHQPKPSTTQHFQPYERGYPKTLESLAEKVHSFYTGPVMPSNGGRRMSTGAGMQSVGSRLSSQTQPSHYGYGQHSGSGRIMPRSGSDQHLPRVDYTSISTPARHTLLRSSLKSGTSALRYNTRYGTQGDSTSTTQRQGQFGTLTRRHRPSLDYASDTEATCSSSPKSAYYYYRHNMNNPPQSSAVSHLATLSRSQIGQSSSGLRSNSLPRSGRTLPQQPGLRSGLSTVASGLIDQEDSDGALSAPELPSIRRDRGRIPSSPSVFTSDEYRAWLSRTPSTSALYEQIRATTTRPPRYTYSAENIHAAVNQGEYGSYGTYRPLSSTLDRLSTRSASAQQVNLANLRASTAISSTCHRGTANPRPASVASSARTSLTSQKPSLSSSTTQRATSVRRIRNLLDLESTRSIPTPTPTRTQDQRLLDINPAEFLKYKIEKPPTVGTPSSTSSLLSSLGETSSGDLAGGVSGLLWVHLLAGRGLRSTTSSSAATTPSTPSGQPNLASCGLRDLYCVLECDRVHKARTVMRTGDLMFDWDETFELDLVGNRQLDLLVYSWDPQYRHKLCYKGSVHLATLLKESPVHQLAVKVEPRGTIYLRLRYTDAQQTFRRRGLPVISLATRVAPLFGVDLDTVVSRESKTGGVPGGVSTALAMGVPNVPIIVWRCVEEVERRGLDIIGLYRLCGSATKKRILREAFERNARSVNLSPDNVPDINVITGVLKDYLRELPEPLFTRCLYQMMVDALAVCLPDDPQGNAKLMFSILDCLPKVNRCTLIYLLDHLAMVVSQCNKMSPASLAVCFGPVLMLHSEENGPPLDFQQPIAVLKYLLEIWPVKSVRKISSVASALPRVTPTVEHNSSQQQLQHQQQAQQQVQQQLQGTLGRTGLPWQPQHSLHQQPPTTAAPAALAPSTRPPPPVKPRQVIVSSPGSPSSEESEASPEPINKSLLGGLGLEKNNEEATANSTGPGTEQITPTSSVDTEEGNTPHPEEGEKGVEGDAEASDDDRH, encoded by the exons ATGGATAAACGTACTATCCCAAGAACGACGGACCTCGACACCTCGAGAAGGAGGAAAGAGGAACAGCAGAGGGCCTGGACACCGGTTGAGACCAGGGAGAGGGGTGCTGAGGGCTGCACGACCAAGGCTGAAGAGCTCCTAGCCGCTGCCGCCGGCCTTCCTGAGGACACGTCTAACAAAAGGGGCTGCAAATCGGCCGCGCAAGTGTGGATGTCTTTATTGTCCCTCTGTGATCGGATGTGCGGCTCCGCCGCGTGGCTAGTGCTCTTCACATGCCTCCACGGG GAGGGCCGGGGGGAAGTGACAGACATCAGCGCAAGTCCTGGGAGGCAAGCACCTGCCAACCAGTTGCGCCCCAAGGAACCACCCCCCATGGTGATTCAGGGAGATTTCAGAAAG GTGAGTGGAATCAGCACAGAGATCTTCAAACAGATCGAGACCGTCGAGAACGATCATGACGCCTCGACAGCAGCGGCCCTCGAAGCTGTCGAACGAAGGGGTGAGATGGTCGTCCGAGTCATCGAGCCACGACAGATGGGCAGACAGGCGTCCGAGGCGGCGAAAAAGTTCATTGCTATGCAG GATCCAAAGCACCCCATCCACTTTGTCGAGATAATCAAAAGGCCAGGCCAGACGCTGGGGTTGTACATACGGGAGGGCAATGGCGTCGACAGAAACGACGGTGTCTTTATCTCAAGGATAGCCCTGGAGACCGCAGTCTACAACAGCGGCTGCCTGAAG GTTGGGGATGAAATCCTAGCAGTGAATCTAGTCGATGTGACGCACATGAGCCTGGACGATGTCGTGATCATTATGTCGATACCCAGGAGGCTCGTCCTGGCGACTAGGCATGGCCAGCACCAGCCTGTCTCACATAGTCGTCAGGCCGAGCACAAACCGCCTCCGGTTGTGGTGATCAAGAGGGATCTAAACGAAGATGAGAGCGACCATGCAACAAGTAACCACGTCAG GGATGGCAATCGTAGGCGTGGCGACGGTCGTGAGATGCTACCTTCCCGGTCTAGATTAGGTCTGTCGGGTCTAGGCTCCAGTCAAGACCTAGGTTCCAGCAACGGTGATCTATACTACAACTCCAGACCGGAGGGACACTGGTCGTATCAACCACCACCACCTCCTGTTATCACACATCAGCCAAAACCCTCTACGACGCAACACTTCCAGCCTTATGAACGTGGATATCCAAAAACTTTGGAGAGTTTAGCTGAAAAA GTACACTCCTTCTACACGGGGCCAGTTATGCCCTCAAATGGTGGTCGTCGAATGTCCACGGGCGCAGGGATGCAGTCGGTTGGCAGCAGATTGTCTAGTCAGACTCAGCCATCGCATTATGGTTATGGCCAACATTCTGGAAGTGGAAGAATCATGCCTAGAAGCGGTTCAGATCAACATTTACCTCGTGTTGATTACACAAGTATCAGCACTCCAGCTCGACATACTCTTCTTAGATCCAGCTTGAAGTCAG GAACATCTGCGTTGAGATATAACACCAGATATGGCACTCAGGGAGACAGTACGTCGACTACTCAGAGACAAGGTCAATTTGGTACTCTAACCAGGAGGCACCGACCATCGTTGGATTATGCTTCAGACACTGAAGCAACCTGTTCGAGTTCGCCCAAGTCGGCGTATTATTACTACAGGCATAATATGAACAATCCACCTCAGAGTAGCGCTGTCTCGCATCTTGCCACCCTATCAAGATCACAGATTGGTCAGAGTTCCTCAG GCTTGAGATCGAATTCGTTGCCTCGTAGTGGCAGAACGTTGCCCCAGCAACCAGGTCTCAGGTCTGGACTTAGCACAGTAGCATCTGGACTAATAGATCAGGAAGATAGTGACGGAGCACTATCAGCGCCCGAACTACCTTCCATTAGACGCGATAGAG GAAGAATACCGTCATCACCCAGTGTGTTCACATCAGATGAGTACCGAGCATGGCTGAGTCGAACGCCGAGTACCAGTGCATTGTACGAGCAGATTAGGGCCACTACGACTAGACCACCACGTTACACTTACAGCGCAGAGAACATCCACGCAGCTGTAAATCAA gGTGAATATGGAAGCTATGGGACGTACAGACCATTGTCCAGCACGTTGGATCGTTTGTCAACAAGATCAGCCTCTGCTCAGCAAGTGAATCTTGCCAACTTAAGAGCATCGACAGCGATCAGCTCGACGTGTCATCGTGGAACAGCGAACCCAAGACCGGCCTCGGTTGCATCCAGTGCTCGTACGTCCTTGACGAGTCAGAAACCGTCACTGAGCAGCTCCACTACCCAGAGGGCAACGTCGGTCAGAAGAATCAGGAACCTGCTGGACCTGGAATCCACCCGAAGCATACCTACCCCCACACCTACCAGAACTCAGGATCAAAGACTGCTAGATATTAATCCTGCAG AGTTCCTTAAGTATAAGATAGAAAAACCTCCGACTGTGGGAACTCCGAGCTCGACTAGCTCTCTTTTGAGCTCGCTCGGGGAAACCAGCAGCGGTGACCTGGCGGGTGGTGTTAGTGGACTACTTTGGGTCCATCTTCTGGCAGGTCGTGGCCTCCGTTCAACAACATCCTCCTCAGCTGCCACTACACCTTCCACACCATCAGGTCAGCCTAATTTAG CTAGTTGCGGCTTGAGAGACCTTTACTGCGTGCTGGAGTGCGATAGGGTGCACAAGGCGAGGACAGTGATGCGAACTGGCGATTTAATGTTCGACTGGGACGAAACCTTCGAGCTGGACCTCGTTGGCAACCGGCAGTTAGACTTGCTGGTCTATTCCTGGGATCCACAGTACAGGCACAAGCTTTGTTACAAAGGATCTGTGCACCTGGCGACCCTTTTGAAAGAATCACCAGTTCACCAGCTAGCTGTCAAAGTTGAACCACGTGGCACAATTTATCTAAGACTGAGATATACGGATGCTCAGCAAACATTCCGAAGGAGAGGACTCCCAGTCATATCTCTGGCTACCAGAGTGGCGCCACTTTTCGGAGTTGACCTTGACACAGTG GTGAGTCGAGAGAGCAAGACTGGTGGAGTTCCTGGAGGTGTTTCTACCGCCCTAGCCATGGGTGTTCCAAATGTGCCCATAATTGTATGGCGTTGTGTCGAAGAAGTTGAAAGAAGAGGTCTTGACATCATTG GTCTATACAGGCTCTGTGGTTCAGCTACCAAAAAAAGGATACTTAGGGAGGCTTTTGAAAGGAATGCTCGTTCAGTGAACCTGTCGCCTGACAATGTACCGGATATCAACGTGATTACTG GTGTACTGAAGGATTACTTGCGAGAACTTCCAGAACCACTCTTCACGAGGTGCCTGTATCAGATGATGGTCGATGCATTGGCCGTCTGTCTACCGGATGATCCACAAGGCAACGCAAAACTTATGTTCAGTATACTTGACTGTTTACCAAAAGTGAACAGG TGTACGTTAATCTACTTGCTGGATCATCTGGCAATGGTAGTATCACAGTGTAATAAGATGTCACCAGCAAGTTTGGCAGTCTGTTTCGGACCAGTTTTAATGCTACATTCTGAAGAGAACGGACCGCCTTTGGATTTCCAACAACCAATAGCAGTTCTCAAGTATCTTCTTGAAATTTGGCCTGTTAAGTCAG TTCGGAAGATTTCTTCAGTCGCTTCGGCGCTTCCTCGAGTTACGCCAACAGTCGAGCACAACAGCAGTCAACAGCAACTGCAACACCAGCAGCAGGCTCAGCAACAGGTGCAACAGCAACTGCAGGGAACATTGGGACGCACAGGGCTGCCCTGGCAGCCTCAACACTCACTTCATCAACAGCCCCCAACTACGGCAGCACCCGCAGCCCTCGCGCCCTCCACTCGTCCTCCACCACCGGTCAAGCCTCGCCAG GTGATAGTCTCGTCTCCCGGTTCACCTAGCAGCGAGGAGTCGGAAGCCTCGCCGGAACCGATTAACAAAAGCCTCCTGGGCGGCCTGGGACTCGAAAAGAACAACGAAGAGGCCACAGCGAACTCGACTGGTCCTGGAACAGAACAGATTACGCCGACTAGCAGCGTCGACACCGAGGAGGGAAATACACCACATCCTGAAGAGGGTGAGAAGGGCGTCGAGGGTGATGCAGAGGCCAGCGATGACGATCGACATTAG